One Brassica oleracea var. oleracea cultivar TO1000 chromosome C7, BOL, whole genome shotgun sequence genomic window carries:
- the LOC106306382 gene encoding V-type proton ATPase subunit e2-like, whose product MAFLVTSLIFAVVGIIASIFTRICFNQGPSTNLLHFTLVITATVCCWMMWAIVYIAQMKPLIVPILSEVE is encoded by the exons ATGGCTTTCCTTGTGACATCCTTAATATTCGCTGTCGTGGGAATCATTGCGTCGATATTCACAAGGATCTGCTTCAACCAAGGCCCCTCCACCAATCT GCTACATTTTACTTTGGTCATTACAGCCACTGTGTGCTGTTGGATGAT GTGGGCAATTGTATACATTGCGCAGATGAAGCCTCTCATTGTCCCTATCCTAAGCGAGGTTGAGTAG